The Aquipuribacter hungaricus DNA window TGGTGTCGGGCGCCATGGGAGCTCCTTGGTCGGGGTGGCTGGTCGCCACCGTCGGGGTGTGGCTCCACCGTGCACCCCGCCCGGAGGCGCATCCAGGCCCTCCAGATCCCCTGCTGCGGGGTCAGGGCTCGTGGGGCAGGGGTGACCGGGCCGCGCTCCGGGCCACGGCACGGGCACGCATGACCCAGGAGCGCCCGAAGCCCTGACGTGCGTCGTGCGCCCGGGTACCGGTGCCGTCCTCGTCACCCCCCGTGACCGCGTCCACGACGACGTCCTCTGGGCCCACGACGCCGAGGGCCTCCGCGGCGAGACCATCGCGCAGGTCCGCGCGGCCCTCGGCGCCGACGGCACCGGACCCAGCCGGTACCGGCTGTCCGTCCGTGGGGCCGCGGACCGATGAGTCCGGGCCGCCGGCAGCGTCCTCCCGTGGACACACCTACCGACGAGCTGGAGGACACCATGGCTGCCCGCCCCATCGACCAGGAGATCGACATCGACGCCCCCCGTGAGCGGGTGTGGGACGTCCTGACCGGCGACGCCACGTACCGGCAGTGGACCGCGGAGTTCGCGGAGGGCTCCTACGCCGAGACCGACTGGCAGCAGGACAGCAGCGTCCGGTTCCTCGGTCCAGACGGGACGGGGCTGCTCGGTCGGGTCGTCGTCAGCCGTCGACCGGAGCTGCTCGACGTCGAGTACGACGGCGTCGTCGGCGCGGGCCGCGACGACACCACGAGCGAGCTCGCGCGCGGGTGGGCCGGGTCTCACGAGACGTACCGCCTGGCGGAGGCGGACGGAGGGACGCACCTGGTGATCTCCGCCCCGATGGAGGACGCCTACTACGACGACATGGTGGAGGCGTGGGGACGCGCGCTGGCGAAGGTGAAGGAGCTGGCCGAGGCGCGGTAGCGGGGCGGCCCGGCGACAGCTGCACGCCTGCCCCGCGAGACGACCCGGCGCTGTGGGCGCGGTCGAGCATCCCGCCTCGGCCTGCCGGGTGCTGGCCCTGGGCTCGTGGGACCTCCGGGGCTGGGCTGGTCGGAGGGGGACGGTCCACCCGGCCTTGACAACATACAACCATATGGTTGTAGGTTGTGGTCGTGACCACCGACCAGCACGAAGAACGGGCCGACGCCCTGTTCCACGCGCTGGCGGACCGCACCCGACGGGACATCCTGCGCCGGGTGCTGGCGGGGGAGAGGTCCGTCTCTGCCCTCGCGGCCTCGTACGACATGAGCTTCGCCGCCGTCCAGAAGCACGTGTCGGTCCTGCACGGGGCCGGCCTGGTGCACAAGCGACGCCGCGGCCGGGAGTCCATGACCAGCGGCGACGTCGAGGCTGTGCGCTCGGTCGGCTCGATGCTGACCGAGCTCGAGGCCGTCTGGCGTGGTCGTGTCGCCCGGATCGACGACCTGCTGGCCACCGCCCCACCGACCGAGAGGAACGACTGACATGCCCGTCACCGACGTCGTGCCCGACATGGACGCCCTGACCCTGGCCATCGTGGCCGACTTCGCGGCCCCTGTGGACCGGGTCTGGCAGGTGTACGCCGACGCACGCCAGCTCGAGAAGGTCTTCGGCCCGCCGACGTATCCCGCCACGTTCGTGGACCACGACCTGACGCCGGGGTCACGGTCCACCTACTACATGACCTCCCCGGAGGGGGAGAAGTTCGCCGGCGTCTGGGACATCCGCACCGTCGACGAGACCACGCAGTTCACCTTCGAGGATGCCTTCGCCGACGAGTACTTCGTGGTGGACCCCGACATGCCGGTGAGCCGGAACTGCTACGCCTTCGCCGCCCACGACGGCGGCACGCGCGCCACCTACACCAGCACGTACGCCTCCGCCGAGGCGCTCCAGCAGGTCCTGGACATGGGCGTCGTCGAGGGCGCGTCCTCCGCGATCAACCAGATCGACAGCCTCCTCGACGCAGGCTGACGGGCGCCGGGGACCGAGGAGGCCCGCCCCGCCCACGCTCACCCGCGCGTGTGGTCCCGGGGCACCGCCGTCCAGGTCCCGCCCCCTGGTGCCGACCTCCGGGGAGGGACCGGCCGCCGTGGCCGGCGGCTACGAGGGGGGCGGCATGCGGTCACGTCTCGCGCGCCTGCTCGCAGGCCTGGACAGGTGGCTGCACCGGGCGGTGTGGCTGGTGCTCGCCTTCGGCCTGGTGGGCGGCCTGGTCTCCA harbors:
- a CDS encoding SRPBCC family protein; its protein translation is MDTPTDELEDTMAARPIDQEIDIDAPRERVWDVLTGDATYRQWTAEFAEGSYAETDWQQDSSVRFLGPDGTGLLGRVVVSRRPELLDVEYDGVVGAGRDDTTSELARGWAGSHETYRLAEADGGTHLVISAPMEDAYYDDMVEAWGRALAKVKELAEAR
- a CDS encoding metalloregulator ArsR/SmtB family transcription factor, with the translated sequence MTTDQHEERADALFHALADRTRRDILRRVLAGERSVSALAASYDMSFAAVQKHVSVLHGAGLVHKRRRGRESMTSGDVEAVRSVGSMLTELEAVWRGRVARIDDLLATAPPTERND
- a CDS encoding SRPBCC family protein codes for the protein MPVTDVVPDMDALTLAIVADFAAPVDRVWQVYADARQLEKVFGPPTYPATFVDHDLTPGSRSTYYMTSPEGEKFAGVWDIRTVDETTQFTFEDAFADEYFVVDPDMPVSRNCYAFAAHDGGTRATYTSTYASAEALQQVLDMGVVEGASSAINQIDSLLDAG